One part of the Solanum dulcamara chromosome 8, daSolDulc1.2, whole genome shotgun sequence genome encodes these proteins:
- the LOC129901544 gene encoding uncharacterized protein LOC129901544 isoform X2, whose amino-acid sequence MSEQGDKICPLCAEEMDLTDQQLKPCKCGYEICVWCWHHIMDMAEKENTEGRCPACRTPYNKEKIVGMEAKCDKVVAEMSTEKRLSSRKGKSKTADSRKQLSSVRVVQKNLVYIVGLPLSLADEDQLLQRKEYFSQYGKVMKVSISRTAAGTIQHFANDTCSVYITYSREEEAILCIQSVHGFVLDGRPLRACFGTTKYCHAWLRNVPCTNLDCLYLHEIGSQEDSFSKDEIISAYTRVQQIAGAINSMQRRSGSVLPPPREEFCSNNSASANKPISKNAATNSAPSVRGSSSPPNSSSGRSAALPAGALWGTRASNNQHPPASVPCSNGPLNKKPLTCNPTVFSTAVESTSQVSLLPAYAGKKVVHTEESGTTQEKGKIEALEPVKQHVGADPRTYTSENLTILVPLASSSMNSQLHSAPSMSLKDEEKQMIQTSSTNAFDISVKSNGPGFTKDSNDITDIKIQNVCLDMSSLSIGRHKKSQGNCIDQNKESSPSELTEEYATSADEICITREKSDLRLDAQSKVTQVTTIEIENDLLTLNEQRHRYPEVIIEKVNSPNLSLSLHSPAQPSGYTSQLTNDGGRIGANMQLDRRTDSVSQPSRESSTNGYPENVSNCVADLHTIDRSYYPLPDEGKRMHVGKFQGEAHSENSSTNVDIGESSIISNILSLDFDPWNESLTSPQNLAKLLGETDDQQGSVRVSNSRKLTSNQSRFSFAREEPTTNASADYQPSLNYIEQNFNHYHHGHDFPNRRNYQLDNIGTRNGFSMANNEETVGFGNSFSHLSSNKLSVARPQMSAPPGFSAPNRAPPPGFTSHYERMEQNFDSFHASHLRDTSSLHNIHQAPQVGHVTNGDIEFMDPAILAVGKGFPNGLHLSSLDMSSSCPPQSNTFQNEGTLQLLMQRSLTAHQNQSFADTRDMFSPFGDAYGISSRGVEQTLTNNQPPFDGISSRVLEQTLANNQPLFDGISSRVLEQTLANHQSPFLQLSLPQSRNSVMSNGHWDSWNGVQSGNSLGVAELLRTENLGFNKFFTGYEESKIHMSNSGNLYNRTFGL is encoded by the exons ATGAGCGAACAGGGGGATAAGATTTGTCCTCTTTGTGCGGAGGAGATGGATTTGACAGATCAGCAGTTGAAGCCTTGCAAGTGCGGCTACGAG ATATGTGTCTGGTGCTGGCATCACATTATGGATATGGCTGAGAAGGAGAATACAGAAGGGAGGTGTCCAGCATGTCGCACTCCTTATAACAAGGAAAAGATTGTTGGCATGGAAGCAAAATGTGACAA GGTAGTGGCTGAGATGAGCACTGAGAAAAGGTTGTCTTCTCGCAAGGGAAAAAGTAAAACAGCCGATTCTAGGAAGCAACTTAGCAGTGTTCGAGTCGTTCAAAAAAATCTTGTTTACATTGTGGGGTTGCCTCTCAGTCTAGCTGATGAAGAT CAGCTTCTACAGAGGAAAGAGTATTTTTCTCAGTATGGGAAGGTTATGAAGGTGTCTATATCTCGTACAGCTGCTGGCACTATTCAACATTTTGCAAATGATACTTGTagtgt ATATATAACCTATTCAAGGGAGGAGGAAGCAATTCTGTGTATTCAATCTGTACATGGGTTTGTTTTGGATGGTAGACCTCTAAG GGCTTGCTTTGGAACCACAAAATACTGTCATGCTTGGTTGAGAAATGTG CCCTGTACCAATCTTGATTGTTTATACTTGCACGAGATTGGGTCGCAAGAGGATAGCTTTAGTAAAGACGAAATCATTTCAGCTTACACAAG AGTTCAACAAATTGCTGGTGCCATTAATAGTATGCAACGACGATCAGGGAGTGTGTTACCACCGCCAAGAGAGGAGTTCTGCAGTAACAACTCTGCGTCTGCAAACAAACCTATTAGTAAAAATGCTGCAACT AATTCAGCACCCAGTGTTAGAGGCTCCAGCTCCCCACCAAATAGTAGCTCTGGTAGATCTGCGGCTCTTCCTGCTGGAGCTTTATG GGGAACACGTGCATCAAATAATCAACACCCACCTGCCAGTGTACCATGTTCTAATGGACCTCTTAATAAGAAGCCTCTGACGTGTAACCCAACGGTATTTTCTACAGCTGTTGAAAGCACAAGTCAGGTTTCGTTACTGCCTGCCTATGCAGGAAAGAAAGTAGTTCATACTGAAGAAAGTGGAACTACTCAAGAGAAAGGGAAAATAGAGGCTTTAGAACCTGTTAAGCAGCATGTAGGAGCAGATCCTCGAACCTATACTTCTGAGAACCTTACTATTCTGGTACCTCTTGCTTCTTCATCTATGAACAGTCAGCTACATAGTGCCCCGTCCATGTCTTTGAAGGACGAAGAAAAACAAATGATACAAACCAGTAGTACAAATGCCTTTGATATTTCTGTAAAGTCTAATGGACCTGGTTTTACCAAAGATTCCAATGATATCACAGATATTAAGATCCAGAATGTATGCCTTGATATGTCGTCATTGAGCATTGGTAGACATAAGAAATCACAGGGCAATTGCATTGATCAAAATAAGGAGTCCTCGCCATCTGAATTGACCGAGGAATATGCGACTTCTGCAGATGAGATTTGTATCACAAGAGAGAAGTCTGACCTAAGATTGGATGCACAGAGCAAAGTAACACAAGTTACTActattgaaattgagaatgatTTGCTAACCTTAAATGAGCAGAGACATAGGTATCCCGAAGTAATTATTGAAAAAGTCAATTCACCCAATCTTTCCCTTTCTTTACACTCCCCAGCTCAGCCTAGTGGGTATACCTCTCAGCTGACTAATGATGGTGGACGTATTGGGGCCAATATGCAGTTAGACAGGAGAACTGATTCAGTATCACAGCCTTCTCGTGAATCATCGACTAATGGGTACCCGGAGAATGTATCAAATTGTGTGGCTGATTTGCATACTATTGATAGAAGTTATTATCCGTTGCCTGACGAGGGTAAGAGGATGCATGTGGGAAAGTTTCAAGGTGAAGCTCATAGCGAGAACAGTAGTACTAATGTAGATATTGGAGAGAGCAGTATAATATCTAATATTTTGTCCCTGGATTTTGATCCTTGGAATGAGTCATTAACTTCTCCTCAGAACCTTGCCAAGTTGTTAGGAGAAACTGATGACCAACAAGGGTCTGTTAGAGTgtcaaactcaagaaaattaacCAGTAACCAATCGAGATTCTCTTTTGCAAGAGAAGAACCAACCACCAATGCATCAGCTGATTATCAACCATCTCTAAATTACATTGAGCAAAATTTTAATCATTATCATCATGGTCATGATTTTCCTAATAGAAGAAATTATCAACTGGATAATATTGGTACTCGTAATGGTTTTTCCATGGCCAATAATGAGGAAACAGTTGGTTTTGGCAACAGCTTTTCTCATCTCTCTTCTAATAAGCTATCAG TGGCCAGACCTCAGATGTCAGCACCTCCAGGGTTCTCAGCACCAAACAGAGCACCACCCCCGGGTTTTACTTCTCATTATGAGAGAATGGAACAGAATTTTGACTCTTTCCATG CGAGTCACTTGCGTGATACCTCCTCATTGCACAATATACACCAGGCTCCACAAGTTGGACATGTGACTAATGGAGACATTGAGTTTATGGATCCTGCTATTCTGGCAGTTGGTAAAGGGTTTCCTAATGGCCTTCATCTCTCAAGCTTGGACATGTCTTCAAGTTGTCCTCCACAATCAAATACTTTTCAAAATGAGGGAACGCTTCAATTACTGATGCAAAGATCTCTAACTGCACATCAGAACCAGAGTTTTGCTGATACGAGGGACATGTTTTCTCCATTTGGTGATGCTTATGGAATTTCTTCCAGGGGTGTGGAGCAAACTCTGACCAACAATCAACCCCCATTTGATGGAATTTCTTCCAGGGTTCTGGAGCAAACTCTGGCTAACAATCAACCCCTATTTGATGGGATTTCTTCCAGGGTTCTGGAGCAAACTCTGGCCAACCATCAATCTCCATTTTTACAGCTCAGTCTTCCCCAGAGTAGGAACTCTGTCATGTCAAATGGCCACTGGGACAGCTGGAATGGGGTTCAGAGTGGAAACAGTTTGGGTGTAGCAGAACTCCTCCGAACAGAAAATTTGGGCTTTAACAAGTTCTTTACAGGATATGAGGAATCAAAGATTCATATGTCCAATTCTGGCAATTTGTATAATAGAACATTCGGGTTGTAA
- the LOC129901544 gene encoding uncharacterized protein LOC129901544 isoform X3, which produces MSEQGDKICPLCAEEMDLTDQQLKPCKCGYEICVWCWHHIMDMAEKENTEGRCPACRTPYNKEKIVGMEAKCDKVVAEMSTEKRLSSRKGKSKTADSRKQLSSVRVVQKNLVYIVGLPLSLADEDLLQRKEYFSQYGKVMKVSISRTAAGTIQHFANDTCSVYITYSREEEAILCIQSVHGFVLDGRPLRACFGTTKYCHAWLRNVPCTNLDCLYLHEIGSQEDSFSKDEIISAYTRVQQIAGAINSMQRRSGSVLPPPREEFCSNNSASANKPISKNAATNSAPSVRGSSSPPNSSSGRSAALPAGALWGTRASNNQHPPASVPCSNGPLNKKPLTCNPTVFSTAVESTSQVSLLPAYAGKKVVHTEESGTTQEKGKIEALEPVKQHVGADPRTYTSENLTILVPLASSSMNSQLHSAPSMSLKDEEKQMIQTSSTNAFDISVKSNGPGFTKDSNDITDIKIQNVCLDMSSLSIGRHKKSQGNCIDQNKESSPSELTEEYATSADEICITREKSDLRLDAQSKVTQVTTIEIENDLLTLNEQRHRYPEVIIEKVNSPNLSLSLHSPAQPSGYTSQLTNDGGRIGANMQLDRRTDSVSQPSRESSTNGYPENVSNCVADLHTIDRSYYPLPDEGKRMHVGKFQGEAHSENSSTNVDIGESSIISNILSLDFDPWNESLTSPQNLAKLLGETDDQQGSVRVSNSRKLTSNQSRFSFAREEPTTNASADYQPSLNYIEQNFNHYHHGHDFPNRRNYQLDNIGTRNGFSMANNEETVGFGNSFSHLSSNKLSVARPQMSAPPGFSAPNRAPPPGFTSHYERMEQNFDSFHASHLRDTSSLHNIHQAPQVGHVTNGDIEFMDPAILAVGKGFPNGLHLSSLDMSSSCPPQSNTFQNEGTLQLLMQRSLTAHQNQSFADTRDMFSPFGDAYGISSRGVEQTLTNNQPPFDGISSRVLEQTLANNQPLFDGISSRVLEQTLANHQSPFLQLSLPQSRNSVMSNGHWDSWNGVQSGNSLGVAELLRTENLGFNKFFTGYEESKIHMSNSGNLYNRTFGL; this is translated from the exons ATGAGCGAACAGGGGGATAAGATTTGTCCTCTTTGTGCGGAGGAGATGGATTTGACAGATCAGCAGTTGAAGCCTTGCAAGTGCGGCTACGAG ATATGTGTCTGGTGCTGGCATCACATTATGGATATGGCTGAGAAGGAGAATACAGAAGGGAGGTGTCCAGCATGTCGCACTCCTTATAACAAGGAAAAGATTGTTGGCATGGAAGCAAAATGTGACAA GGTAGTGGCTGAGATGAGCACTGAGAAAAGGTTGTCTTCTCGCAAGGGAAAAAGTAAAACAGCCGATTCTAGGAAGCAACTTAGCAGTGTTCGAGTCGTTCAAAAAAATCTTGTTTACATTGTGGGGTTGCCTCTCAGTCTAGCTGATGAAGAT CTTCTACAGAGGAAAGAGTATTTTTCTCAGTATGGGAAGGTTATGAAGGTGTCTATATCTCGTACAGCTGCTGGCACTATTCAACATTTTGCAAATGATACTTGTagtgt ATATATAACCTATTCAAGGGAGGAGGAAGCAATTCTGTGTATTCAATCTGTACATGGGTTTGTTTTGGATGGTAGACCTCTAAG GGCTTGCTTTGGAACCACAAAATACTGTCATGCTTGGTTGAGAAATGTG CCCTGTACCAATCTTGATTGTTTATACTTGCACGAGATTGGGTCGCAAGAGGATAGCTTTAGTAAAGACGAAATCATTTCAGCTTACACAAG AGTTCAACAAATTGCTGGTGCCATTAATAGTATGCAACGACGATCAGGGAGTGTGTTACCACCGCCAAGAGAGGAGTTCTGCAGTAACAACTCTGCGTCTGCAAACAAACCTATTAGTAAAAATGCTGCAACT AATTCAGCACCCAGTGTTAGAGGCTCCAGCTCCCCACCAAATAGTAGCTCTGGTAGATCTGCGGCTCTTCCTGCTGGAGCTTTATG GGGAACACGTGCATCAAATAATCAACACCCACCTGCCAGTGTACCATGTTCTAATGGACCTCTTAATAAGAAGCCTCTGACGTGTAACCCAACGGTATTTTCTACAGCTGTTGAAAGCACAAGTCAGGTTTCGTTACTGCCTGCCTATGCAGGAAAGAAAGTAGTTCATACTGAAGAAAGTGGAACTACTCAAGAGAAAGGGAAAATAGAGGCTTTAGAACCTGTTAAGCAGCATGTAGGAGCAGATCCTCGAACCTATACTTCTGAGAACCTTACTATTCTGGTACCTCTTGCTTCTTCATCTATGAACAGTCAGCTACATAGTGCCCCGTCCATGTCTTTGAAGGACGAAGAAAAACAAATGATACAAACCAGTAGTACAAATGCCTTTGATATTTCTGTAAAGTCTAATGGACCTGGTTTTACCAAAGATTCCAATGATATCACAGATATTAAGATCCAGAATGTATGCCTTGATATGTCGTCATTGAGCATTGGTAGACATAAGAAATCACAGGGCAATTGCATTGATCAAAATAAGGAGTCCTCGCCATCTGAATTGACCGAGGAATATGCGACTTCTGCAGATGAGATTTGTATCACAAGAGAGAAGTCTGACCTAAGATTGGATGCACAGAGCAAAGTAACACAAGTTACTActattgaaattgagaatgatTTGCTAACCTTAAATGAGCAGAGACATAGGTATCCCGAAGTAATTATTGAAAAAGTCAATTCACCCAATCTTTCCCTTTCTTTACACTCCCCAGCTCAGCCTAGTGGGTATACCTCTCAGCTGACTAATGATGGTGGACGTATTGGGGCCAATATGCAGTTAGACAGGAGAACTGATTCAGTATCACAGCCTTCTCGTGAATCATCGACTAATGGGTACCCGGAGAATGTATCAAATTGTGTGGCTGATTTGCATACTATTGATAGAAGTTATTATCCGTTGCCTGACGAGGGTAAGAGGATGCATGTGGGAAAGTTTCAAGGTGAAGCTCATAGCGAGAACAGTAGTACTAATGTAGATATTGGAGAGAGCAGTATAATATCTAATATTTTGTCCCTGGATTTTGATCCTTGGAATGAGTCATTAACTTCTCCTCAGAACCTTGCCAAGTTGTTAGGAGAAACTGATGACCAACAAGGGTCTGTTAGAGTgtcaaactcaagaaaattaacCAGTAACCAATCGAGATTCTCTTTTGCAAGAGAAGAACCAACCACCAATGCATCAGCTGATTATCAACCATCTCTAAATTACATTGAGCAAAATTTTAATCATTATCATCATGGTCATGATTTTCCTAATAGAAGAAATTATCAACTGGATAATATTGGTACTCGTAATGGTTTTTCCATGGCCAATAATGAGGAAACAGTTGGTTTTGGCAACAGCTTTTCTCATCTCTCTTCTAATAAGCTATCAG TGGCCAGACCTCAGATGTCAGCACCTCCAGGGTTCTCAGCACCAAACAGAGCACCACCCCCGGGTTTTACTTCTCATTATGAGAGAATGGAACAGAATTTTGACTCTTTCCATG CGAGTCACTTGCGTGATACCTCCTCATTGCACAATATACACCAGGCTCCACAAGTTGGACATGTGACTAATGGAGACATTGAGTTTATGGATCCTGCTATTCTGGCAGTTGGTAAAGGGTTTCCTAATGGCCTTCATCTCTCAAGCTTGGACATGTCTTCAAGTTGTCCTCCACAATCAAATACTTTTCAAAATGAGGGAACGCTTCAATTACTGATGCAAAGATCTCTAACTGCACATCAGAACCAGAGTTTTGCTGATACGAGGGACATGTTTTCTCCATTTGGTGATGCTTATGGAATTTCTTCCAGGGGTGTGGAGCAAACTCTGACCAACAATCAACCCCCATTTGATGGAATTTCTTCCAGGGTTCTGGAGCAAACTCTGGCTAACAATCAACCCCTATTTGATGGGATTTCTTCCAGGGTTCTGGAGCAAACTCTGGCCAACCATCAATCTCCATTTTTACAGCTCAGTCTTCCCCAGAGTAGGAACTCTGTCATGTCAAATGGCCACTGGGACAGCTGGAATGGGGTTCAGAGTGGAAACAGTTTGGGTGTAGCAGAACTCCTCCGAACAGAAAATTTGGGCTTTAACAAGTTCTTTACAGGATATGAGGAATCAAAGATTCATATGTCCAATTCTGGCAATTTGTATAATAGAACATTCGGGTTGTAA
- the LOC129901544 gene encoding uncharacterized protein LOC129901544 isoform X4, with protein MICVWCWHHIMDMAEKENTEGRCPACRTPYNKEKIVGMEAKCDKVVAEMSTEKRLSSRKGKSKTADSRKQLSSVRVVQKNLVYIVGLPLSLADEDQLLQRKEYFSQYGKVMKVSISRTAAGTIQHFANDTCSVYITYSREEEAILCIQSVHGFVLDGRPLRACFGTTKYCHAWLRNVPCTNLDCLYLHEIGSQEDSFSKDEIISAYTRSRVQQIAGAINSMQRRSGSVLPPPREEFCSNNSASANKPISKNAATNSAPSVRGSSSPPNSSSGRSAALPAGALWGTRASNNQHPPASVPCSNGPLNKKPLTCNPTVFSTAVESTSQVSLLPAYAGKKVVHTEESGTTQEKGKIEALEPVKQHVGADPRTYTSENLTILVPLASSSMNSQLHSAPSMSLKDEEKQMIQTSSTNAFDISVKSNGPGFTKDSNDITDIKIQNVCLDMSSLSIGRHKKSQGNCIDQNKESSPSELTEEYATSADEICITREKSDLRLDAQSKVTQVTTIEIENDLLTLNEQRHRYPEVIIEKVNSPNLSLSLHSPAQPSGYTSQLTNDGGRIGANMQLDRRTDSVSQPSRESSTNGYPENVSNCVADLHTIDRSYYPLPDEGKRMHVGKFQGEAHSENSSTNVDIGESSIISNILSLDFDPWNESLTSPQNLAKLLGETDDQQGSVRVSNSRKLTSNQSRFSFAREEPTTNASADYQPSLNYIEQNFNHYHHGHDFPNRRNYQLDNIGTRNGFSMANNEETVGFGNSFSHLSSNKLSVARPQMSAPPGFSAPNRAPPPGFTSHYERMEQNFDSFHASHLRDTSSLHNIHQAPQVGHVTNGDIEFMDPAILAVGKGFPNGLHLSSLDMSSSCPPQSNTFQNEGTLQLLMQRSLTAHQNQSFADTRDMFSPFGDAYGISSRGVEQTLTNNQPPFDGISSRVLEQTLANNQPLFDGISSRVLEQTLANHQSPFLQLSLPQSRNSVMSNGHWDSWNGVQSGNSLGVAELLRTENLGFNKFFTGYEESKIHMSNSGNLYNRTFGL; from the exons ATG ATATGTGTCTGGTGCTGGCATCACATTATGGATATGGCTGAGAAGGAGAATACAGAAGGGAGGTGTCCAGCATGTCGCACTCCTTATAACAAGGAAAAGATTGTTGGCATGGAAGCAAAATGTGACAA GGTAGTGGCTGAGATGAGCACTGAGAAAAGGTTGTCTTCTCGCAAGGGAAAAAGTAAAACAGCCGATTCTAGGAAGCAACTTAGCAGTGTTCGAGTCGTTCAAAAAAATCTTGTTTACATTGTGGGGTTGCCTCTCAGTCTAGCTGATGAAGAT CAGCTTCTACAGAGGAAAGAGTATTTTTCTCAGTATGGGAAGGTTATGAAGGTGTCTATATCTCGTACAGCTGCTGGCACTATTCAACATTTTGCAAATGATACTTGTagtgt ATATATAACCTATTCAAGGGAGGAGGAAGCAATTCTGTGTATTCAATCTGTACATGGGTTTGTTTTGGATGGTAGACCTCTAAG GGCTTGCTTTGGAACCACAAAATACTGTCATGCTTGGTTGAGAAATGTG CCCTGTACCAATCTTGATTGTTTATACTTGCACGAGATTGGGTCGCAAGAGGATAGCTTTAGTAAAGACGAAATCATTTCAGCTTACACAAG GAGTAGAGTTCAACAAATTGCTGGTGCCATTAATAGTATGCAACGACGATCAGGGAGTGTGTTACCACCGCCAAGAGAGGAGTTCTGCAGTAACAACTCTGCGTCTGCAAACAAACCTATTAGTAAAAATGCTGCAACT AATTCAGCACCCAGTGTTAGAGGCTCCAGCTCCCCACCAAATAGTAGCTCTGGTAGATCTGCGGCTCTTCCTGCTGGAGCTTTATG GGGAACACGTGCATCAAATAATCAACACCCACCTGCCAGTGTACCATGTTCTAATGGACCTCTTAATAAGAAGCCTCTGACGTGTAACCCAACGGTATTTTCTACAGCTGTTGAAAGCACAAGTCAGGTTTCGTTACTGCCTGCCTATGCAGGAAAGAAAGTAGTTCATACTGAAGAAAGTGGAACTACTCAAGAGAAAGGGAAAATAGAGGCTTTAGAACCTGTTAAGCAGCATGTAGGAGCAGATCCTCGAACCTATACTTCTGAGAACCTTACTATTCTGGTACCTCTTGCTTCTTCATCTATGAACAGTCAGCTACATAGTGCCCCGTCCATGTCTTTGAAGGACGAAGAAAAACAAATGATACAAACCAGTAGTACAAATGCCTTTGATATTTCTGTAAAGTCTAATGGACCTGGTTTTACCAAAGATTCCAATGATATCACAGATATTAAGATCCAGAATGTATGCCTTGATATGTCGTCATTGAGCATTGGTAGACATAAGAAATCACAGGGCAATTGCATTGATCAAAATAAGGAGTCCTCGCCATCTGAATTGACCGAGGAATATGCGACTTCTGCAGATGAGATTTGTATCACAAGAGAGAAGTCTGACCTAAGATTGGATGCACAGAGCAAAGTAACACAAGTTACTActattgaaattgagaatgatTTGCTAACCTTAAATGAGCAGAGACATAGGTATCCCGAAGTAATTATTGAAAAAGTCAATTCACCCAATCTTTCCCTTTCTTTACACTCCCCAGCTCAGCCTAGTGGGTATACCTCTCAGCTGACTAATGATGGTGGACGTATTGGGGCCAATATGCAGTTAGACAGGAGAACTGATTCAGTATCACAGCCTTCTCGTGAATCATCGACTAATGGGTACCCGGAGAATGTATCAAATTGTGTGGCTGATTTGCATACTATTGATAGAAGTTATTATCCGTTGCCTGACGAGGGTAAGAGGATGCATGTGGGAAAGTTTCAAGGTGAAGCTCATAGCGAGAACAGTAGTACTAATGTAGATATTGGAGAGAGCAGTATAATATCTAATATTTTGTCCCTGGATTTTGATCCTTGGAATGAGTCATTAACTTCTCCTCAGAACCTTGCCAAGTTGTTAGGAGAAACTGATGACCAACAAGGGTCTGTTAGAGTgtcaaactcaagaaaattaacCAGTAACCAATCGAGATTCTCTTTTGCAAGAGAAGAACCAACCACCAATGCATCAGCTGATTATCAACCATCTCTAAATTACATTGAGCAAAATTTTAATCATTATCATCATGGTCATGATTTTCCTAATAGAAGAAATTATCAACTGGATAATATTGGTACTCGTAATGGTTTTTCCATGGCCAATAATGAGGAAACAGTTGGTTTTGGCAACAGCTTTTCTCATCTCTCTTCTAATAAGCTATCAG TGGCCAGACCTCAGATGTCAGCACCTCCAGGGTTCTCAGCACCAAACAGAGCACCACCCCCGGGTTTTACTTCTCATTATGAGAGAATGGAACAGAATTTTGACTCTTTCCATG CGAGTCACTTGCGTGATACCTCCTCATTGCACAATATACACCAGGCTCCACAAGTTGGACATGTGACTAATGGAGACATTGAGTTTATGGATCCTGCTATTCTGGCAGTTGGTAAAGGGTTTCCTAATGGCCTTCATCTCTCAAGCTTGGACATGTCTTCAAGTTGTCCTCCACAATCAAATACTTTTCAAAATGAGGGAACGCTTCAATTACTGATGCAAAGATCTCTAACTGCACATCAGAACCAGAGTTTTGCTGATACGAGGGACATGTTTTCTCCATTTGGTGATGCTTATGGAATTTCTTCCAGGGGTGTGGAGCAAACTCTGACCAACAATCAACCCCCATTTGATGGAATTTCTTCCAGGGTTCTGGAGCAAACTCTGGCTAACAATCAACCCCTATTTGATGGGATTTCTTCCAGGGTTCTGGAGCAAACTCTGGCCAACCATCAATCTCCATTTTTACAGCTCAGTCTTCCCCAGAGTAGGAACTCTGTCATGTCAAATGGCCACTGGGACAGCTGGAATGGGGTTCAGAGTGGAAACAGTTTGGGTGTAGCAGAACTCCTCCGAACAGAAAATTTGGGCTTTAACAAGTTCTTTACAGGATATGAGGAATCAAAGATTCATATGTCCAATTCTGGCAATTTGTATAATAGAACATTCGGGTTGTAA